A region of the Leptospiraceae bacterium genome:
GCTTTGGTGTGGGATTTGGGTTATTCATTGTAATTATCCACTTTAAGAATCATGGAATATCACTTTCCTCAATTTTCTCTTTTGCATTCCTCCATGCGGTAAATAGTGGTCAAGCATGATTGAATTTCAGAGTTCCTTGGAGTTTGATTTGTGGTTGTTTTTTCCTAGAAACCTTTGGCAAAATAATAATATCGATATTGTAATTACATCCTTGTCTTTTAATTTGATATCCTCTTAAACATTATAATTATAAAGAGAAAAAGAAAAATAGTAAAACTAAATTGGCTTAAATTAATGATCATTGTCACCCTCATAATTGCATACCACTTGCGCTGCAACAGAACCCGCAATAATTGACTGCGATCTTGCGAAGCACTCATTATCTTTGAGTAAAATTGCATCCAACTTTTCCCATACTTCTATTCCATTCTATCCAACAAATTAAAAGCTTAAAACAAAATCGGATTGCGTTTCATCCATACAGAGATGTTTTGAAGTTAAACGGAGTAAAATTTATAACTTTTGTTTGATTTAGTTTTAATTCCATTAGGTTTACTCAATAGTATTTAATATTTCAATTAATTCTTTATCTGTGACAGAGTCTTTTGCCTTTCTTAAAAGAGTTAATTTGGTCTACAGAATCTTTTAAATCTTTAAGAAGTTCAGCTTTTTGAGGAGCAATTGTCGTAGTCTTTATGAATGAAAAATTATGTAAAATGATGTTTTGAACTAAACGAGGTAAAATTTGTTTTTTAATTTTGAGCAATAGTTCAATCATTTTGCCTGCCCATTTTTGTAAGTTTTCTTCTTTCTCGAAAATCAATTCACGCAACAGATGTGCATTGCAGAGAACATGTTCAAAATCAAATTTAAAATAGGATCTATAAAAATCGTGGACTGTTTTTCCTTTGAACTGGTATAATATCGAAGAAAGTAATATGGAAGATTATCAAAATTATATAGAAAAATATTTTATAGAAGACGGAGTCGAATACGAAGGCTTTGTTAAAAACACTCACCCATCTCAAAAATTATATGTCAAATGTTGGATTGATAATGATTATGGAGGCTACACTCGATTTTACGAAGTAGAACCACAAGGCAAAACATCCACAATGTTTCACAATTGTGGTCCTATATTTCCCTGGGAAAATCAGTATGATTTTGAAATATTAGAAATATCGAACAAACCTTTTTCAGATTAGAAATACATTCACCAAACCTTCCACCATTTTTCTTTCTAGTAAATTGCATTCAACTTCTCCCATCATTCTATCCCATTCTAATCTTACAAATAAAAAGCTTAAATACCACTTCTCAGAAATAAGTTCTGCTATATTTCTAGAAAGGGGTATTCCCCATTCTCAAAAACAGAATATTCAATTTTAATTCAGAATTTACTTTTGAGAATGGGTATAGCAAAAGTGGACTTTCGTCTCTTTCATAAAAAGGTGTTTTGAACTAAACGGTGTAAAATTTGTGTTGGTTCTAATTCTTCTATTGATAGAGGGGGAATACAATGATTGCCGGAGGCTCAGGTTTAAGAAATACTCCTCCTAAAAAGGATCTCTACGCAGGCAGGGATTGGAATCTAACCTTCATCGAATTTCAAAAATTCCGCGCAAACGTTAAGCATATTCTAGGTCTAAACAAACTCGTCAAAAAAGTAAAAGACATCGAAGAGAAACTCAGGATGAAAGAATAAACATAATTTATTAAATAGGTATTACTTTCGATTAATCGATTTATTATTTCGAAAAGTAATACCAGGAAATTTTTTAAATTAATCAGAAAAATATCAATCTATCTTCGAGTAACAGCTATACAAACCAATTAGAGCTTGATCAATACTATCTACAGAACTGGTAGGCTCTTTGTAACTCGTTGTAAAAATTCCATTGATTTGTGGAGAAATACAGTATGCCTTTGCATTTTCTTCGGTATCAGTTGGCTTTGAAAACACTGCCGTGACAGCCTGATTGATCTCCTTTGATACGTAGCGGCAAACACCGATTAAGTTCTGTTGAGAACAACGAGACTTAACCTTTTCATA
Encoded here:
- a CDS encoding transposase, giving the protein MLLSSILYQFKGKTVHDFYRSYFKFDFEHVLCNAHLLRELIFEKEENLQKWAGKMIELLLKIKKQILPRLVQNIILHNFSFIKTTTIAPQKAELLKDLKDSVDQINSFKKGKRLCHR